CCTTCGTCAATATCCACACAGTAATTGGCCTTGGGACGGAAGTGGCTGGCACGTATAAAGCACACCATGGCGCAATTGACAAAGCCAGCATTGAGATTTCAAAACGCCTTGCCGGTCAGGATCCTGCTGTAACGCATGAGATTCCCCCCCAGCAATTGGCATATTTCAGGGAGAGGAAAGCCCAAGGTGAGAAACTAGAGAAAGACTGGGATGCTTTGGTGGACGCCTACGGGAATCAACACCGAGAGTTACTACAGGAGCTCAACACTCGTCGCAGTGGTGCTTATGGAACCCAATGGCTCCAGACTCTCAATGAGCTAGACACAACTCAATTCAAAGGAATGGCGACCCGAGAGGTCAATGGCGTTGTGATTGAGAAGCTTTGGGCCCAGTATCCCGCCCTGTGCGGCGGCGGTGCAGACCTTGTCAACTCCAACAAAGTCCCTTATGCCGACGCAGACGTATTCCACCCTTCTGTTGGATATACCGGTCGCTACATACGGAATGGTATTCGAGAGCACGCAATGGCTGCTGTGGCAAATGGGCTGGCAGCGTACAATCCAGGAACATTCCTCCCGTTGACAGCGACATTCCTGATGTTCTATCTTTACGTGCGTTGTCTCCATGTCTTATTTCTCTATCGTTTTTCTAACATATGCAATCTTGTAGGCCGCCCCTGGCGTCCGAATGGGCGCACTCAGCCATCTCCCAGTCATCCACTGCGCAACCCACGACTCCTTCGCCGAAGGTCAGAACGGCCAAACACACCAGCCCGTCGAAGTCGACTCGCTCTACCGCGCAATGCCCAATCTAACATATATCCGCCCCTGCGACGCGGAAGAGACCATCGGCGCCTGGATCCTCGCCCTATCCAAGCGCACTGGACCAACGATGCTCTCCCTGGGTAGGGACCCCGTCGGGCCCGTCCCGAGAACAGATCGGTTCAAGATCGCAAAGGGCGCATATGTGGTTATAGAGGGAGAAAATGCAAAGCTTACACTAGCCAGCTGTGGAACGAATCTCCACTACGCTGTTGCAGCTGCTGAGTCTCTTACTGCCTCAGGAATTACTACTCGGGTGGTGAGTGCGCCTAGCTTTGAGCACTTCGACCAGCAGGACAGAAAGTATCAGGCCAGTGTTTTTCCGCTAGATGGCACACCGGTGGTCAGTGTCGAGGAGTACGTTGCAACTACATGGGCGCGGTATACCACAGCTAGCATTGGGATGACTGGCTTTGGCTACTCGGCTTCCAACCCTAGCAACTATGACCGGTTTGGGCTGGATGCAAAGGGAATTGAAAAGAAAGTCCGTAAGTATCTGGGTGAACTGGGAGGTGGGAATGCTAGAATGGCGGGATGGAGACAGCTTTGACTGGCGTTTCTGTGTTTAGTACTTTTTATATGGTACAGTTCTGAATTCTATAAAGTCCACTATGTCGTCCTTGTTGGTACCTGCCATGTATATCAACCTGCGGGTTGCACTTTCCTTCTAGCTCGTACAGTCTCTCCTGCCATCTCTAGCAGTGGACGTTTAGGGAAAGAACTGTTTTGCACCATAGCCCGGTCATTCCTGCTCTCAATCATTGGTCAAAATGCGATACTGCCTGGCTACCTTACTTAATGGCGTATGCATCGCGAAAGTGTCAAATTCCCAATTGCATTGCCGGTTATCTGGCTTTGGTTTGTAGTATGACACATGCGGGCCAGTGGGTATTCCTCTTGCACGCTATGGACCACACTGGATCAACTCCGTAGCCCCCGGATTCCTGAATGACAGCACTTCGGCATTCGGTGGCTGTTCGGTGTAAGGAACTCATCCGATCCGGAAATGATCCCGGGTCTGTGTATACTGACTGCTGCACGGTCCAGCCGGGGGATGGTTTCCACAACGCCATATCCGAGCTCACCGGCGTCAATTCCAGCATGTTATACGGGAATATGCCAGGGTATCCGGGCCGATCTATGGAGTTATGCCGCTAAGCGCTGCGTTGGAATTGGCGGAACCCAAAACCCGGTTGCTCTTCCtagggcttcttcttcagggaCCTCGCAGGATCGATATTTTGTCCATGGACATTCTCCCTCGCAACTGtttcttcttgctgctgtaATCTATTCACAATGTCTGCCTACGCTAAGGA
The nucleotide sequence above comes from Aspergillus puulaauensis MK2 DNA, chromosome 3, nearly complete sequence. Encoded proteins:
- a CDS encoding uncharacterized protein (COG:G;~EggNog:ENOG410PUWV;~InterPro:IPR029061,IPR020826,IPR033248,IPR033247, IPR009014,IPR005474,IPR005475;~PFAM:PF13292,PF02779,PF02780,PF00456;~go_function: GO:0003824 - catalytic activity [Evidence IEA]), with product MTVIDPKTQQTLANGPSKPNGRLGEDDLAVLALRNFIFDICNQNGGGHGGSAIGMAAIGVALYKYVMRYNPSNPEWFDRDRFVLSNGHTAMFLYALNHLTGFDNWTMDEIKGYGSAKTNGYKTICHAHPEIEVPGVEVTTGPLGQGIANAVGLAIASKNMQAKFNRPGFDLLQSRIYCMTGDGCLMEGVALEAISLAGNLGLDNLVLIYDNNQVTCDGPLDWINTEDVNAKMRASGWHVLEVDDGSYDVQKIVTSLKYAKTLTKKPTFVNIHTVIGLGTEVAGTYKAHHGAIDKASIEISKRLAGQDPAVTHEIPPQQLAYFRERKAQGEKLEKDWDALVDAYGNQHRELLQELNTRRSGAYGTQWLQTLNELDTTQFKGMATREVNGVVIEKLWAQYPALCGGGADLVNSNKVPYADADVFHPSVGYTGRYIRNGIREHAMAAVANGLAAYNPGTFLPLTATFLMFYLYAAPGVRMGALSHLPVIHCATHDSFAEGQNGQTHQPVEVDSLYRAMPNLTYIRPCDAEETIGAWILALSKRTGPTMLSLGRDPVGPVPRTDRFKIAKGAYVVIEGENAKLTLASCGTNLHYAVAAAESLTASGITTRVVSAPSFEHFDQQDRKYQASVFPLDGTPVVSVEEYVATTWARYTTASIGMTGFGYSASNPSNYDRFGLDAKGIEKKVRKYLGELGGGNARMAGWRQL